AACGTCACCTATTTTAGGATTTAACTTTGTGACATCAAGTGTAAAAACAGAACTAAGTAACATTGCCAATGTCATGAATCAATATTTGGATGGGTTAAACACTGGGACCGTCGATCCAGAAGTTACGGTTCCTAAATTAAAAGAAGCGCTTGAGAACGCTGGGTATGAAAAAGTCTTGACTGAGATGCAAAAACAATATGATGCGTTTTTGAAAAAATAAAAAACTGAAAAAGGCTGATAGAAAAGCGTGAAATGCTTAGTAGGTACTGTGATTGATATCAGCTCGTACAGAAAGGTGTTTTATAGCAAATTCAGCATAATTTTTAAGAGGGACACCTCGACTGTTAGCTAGAGTCTCAGGCAAAGTGGATTGTTTATTTTGTCTGGGACTCTTTTTATTTGGATTTCTAAGGATAGTTATTTATTATACTAGTAAGGAAGCAGAAAGGACGAGACGCATGGTTGGAAAAGCGCTAGAAACGTTATTCATTAAAATTTGGGTCATTGTGAAGTTAAATTTGTTTTTTTGGTTATTTAGTTGTTGCGGATTGATTGTTGCTGGCATAGGTCCTGCTTTAAAAACAATCAATGACTTGTTTGCCAGCCATCAATTTAATTATAAAGAGATTACGTTGAAAGAGGGCTGGGCTTTTTTTAAACAAAATATGATTCGTGGGAATGTGCTTTTTTATGGGTGGCTGTTGTTGCTTGCCTTACTTGCCTATAATTTGTTTTTATCTGTTCAAGTTCAAGGGATTGTTTTTTTGATGATTGATTTTATCTTAGTTTTTGGCATGATTTATGGTAGCGTTACCTTTCAATATTCTTTGTTATTAGATAGCTATTATGAGATCAGTTTACGGAATTTATTGAAGTTGGCCTTTATTTCGACGTTATCTAATTTTGCTAATTTATTAAAAATCGCGATTGGTGTGTGTGTTATTTTATTTGTGACCTGGCAGTATAAAGGCCTTCTTTTGTTTGGGACGTTTTCGCTGATTCAGCTATGGAGTTTCACTGCGACGAAATCATGGCGAACAAGTCTTGATGAACGTTTGGGCTGCCATGTTTAAGCGCTCATCTTCGTCGTTCAATAAAAAGACACTACTAAATCGGTTGTTAAAAAATTATGCATTGATTCTAGTATCGCTGATTTTGATTGGTATGATTAGTATCAGTATGAATACGTATTGGCAATCGATGGGAAGAGGAAAAATCACAACGCAAGAAGCAGTGGATATGATTGGTCGTTCAATCAATGATAAAAATTTACAAGGAAAAATGATGTTGAATGGACTAACGGAGACACAAGATAAAATAAATAATTTAAATCGTTATATGGATGCTTCGATTTCAGATTATTTAAATTACTCTTACGATCAGCAGTTAGCTACTGGGAATTATTTGTTTTTACCTAGTCAGGTGAAGAATTTTTATACGACGTATGACAATATTGAGTCGGTCATTATGGTGTTAAATAATTATGATGGCTATTATCTTTCTACATTGGACAATAAGAGTGGGGATAAAAAAAGCGGCTCTCCTGATTTGAATAATAAATTTTATTTAGCGTATCCGATTACAAATCCTGTGACGTTAGAAGTCTTAGGGAGTTTTTATGTCGAATTTTCCAAAAAGGACATCCTTGATAGTTTGGTTCATTTAACCTCTTTTGATGGATTATCTGCATATGTATTTTCCAATACGGGCTATCAGTTGTTAACGTACACAGAAAAAGTCGGCACAAGTGATCAACTGTTGATCAAACAAAAAATGAAAGAAACCTCTCAATTACCGCTGCAAACATTAGCTGAAACAAATTTAGTGGAACATCTGGAAACGACGAGTGGTTTTGATATTCTTGTTACACTGTCCAATAAGAAAATTTTGACACAGGTGTTTTTTGAATTGCGCTTTTTAATGCTGGGTGGCTTGACCTTGATTTTGTTGTTATTATATTTGCTTTATCGAACCTTTACAAAATACTCGCAGCAAGTGGATACTATCATGGAATCAATGGCTCTTGTTTCGCAAGGGGATTTGAACACACGAATTAATGAGCAGACCACACAGTTTGAGTTAAAAGAGCTTTCTAAAGGGATTAATACAATGTTGGACAACAGTGAACAATACATTGCTGACATTTATAAGCTAGAAATCAAACAGCAAGATGCCCATATGAGGGCGTTACAATCGCAAATCAGTCCGCATTTTTTATACAATACACTGGAGTATATTCGGATGTACGCATTAAGTGAAGGAAGTGAAGAGTTAGCAGACGTCGTCTATGCTTTTTCTACCTTATTACGTAATAACACCGATCAGGCGAAAACAACGACATTGGAAAAAGAGCTGAGTTTTTGCGAAAAATATGTGTACTTGTACCAAATGAGGTACCCAGATCGAGTAGCCTATCACTTTGAAATCGATGAACAATTAAACGAATTAGTATTACCAAAATTTTCAATTCAGCCTTTGATAGAGAATTACTTTGTTCATGGGATTGATTTTTCCCGCAATGATAATGCCATCAGTGTAAAAGCGTGTTTAGTAGATGGCTTGGTTGACATTAGGATTCGGGATAATGGAAAAGGAATTTCCAAGCATAAACTAAATCTAATTCAAGAGAAACTAAAAAGCACTCAGATTGAATTGCACGATTCGATTGGTCTACAAAATGTCAATGAGCGTTTGCGTGCCTATTTTGGGCCTAGTTTTTCTATGACAATTATACAAAATGACAGGAAAGGGATGTCCATCAACCTTTCATTTATGTTGGTTAGTCAAGATAACAAGGAACAGAACAAGGCAAAAGCAGCTCGTGAAGTTTCACAGTAAAGGAGCAAAAATAATGACGTATAATGTTTTATTAGTCGATGATGAATATATGATCGTTAATGGACTGAAAAAAATTATTTCCTGGGAAACAGAAGGGTTTACCATCAAGGGAACGGCTAGAAACCCTAAAGAAGCGTTGACGTTAATGGAAACAGAAGCAATTGATTTAGTGATTACAGACATTACGATGCCAGAGATGACAGGTTTAGAGTTTATTGAAGCCGCTCAAAAAGAAGCGGGACAGTTTGAATTTATGATTCTTTCTGGGTATCAAAAGTTCGATTTTTTAAAGGGTGGTCTGCAACTAGGTGCGATCAATTACTTAATGAAACCTGTAGACAAAGAAGAATTGCTAAAAAGCGTTAAAAAAGCGAAAACACGTTTAGATAGCCGGACTCAAGAAGAAACGAGAAAAGGGTTATACAGTGACATTTTATTATCCCAGTGGGTCAATGGAGAAATTGATACAGATAGTTTAGAGGAATTGAGTGACCTTGTGGCTATTGAAGAAGAGGTTGACTGGACTGTGTTGCTGATTGAGGTCAATCGTGAACAGAAAATTTATTTTACTGAATGGTTAAAAGAAAAAGGGCAATGTTTATTTTTTTCTCGAAATTTAGGAGATAAAAGCTTGCTTGTACATATTTTTAGAGGGAACAAGCGCCAGTTAAACCAACTAATCGCAGAGAATCCCTTACAATCAATGCGTGATGATAGTTGGTTGATAAGCATTGGCGAGACAGTAAAAGATTGGGAAGATGTGCCTGATAGTTTTGAAAAAGCGAGTCAGACGTTACAGCGATATAAGTTTTATGAAACAAGCGGCAGCAATATTTTATACTCGGTATTTTCGGATGATTTTGATCTTTCCTCTGATATCATCAATTTTAATAAGACCTTGATGGTAGGTGATTTTACGACGATTGAAGGAGTGGTTGGAGAAATTTTTACAAAGACTCAAAAAATTGGTGCCCGTCCAGAAGATGTTCGCCATATTACCTTTATGTTGTTTATGGATATTTACCGTTGTTTTAATCATTTGGATGAAGGGGAATACCAACAAGTTTTAGATGATATCAACCATTCGTCAAATGCAGATAGATTGCGGGAGATTTTATTCACCACACTGAAGCAAATCACTCGGGAAAAAATCAGTTATGAATATTCAGAAAATGTCCAAAATGTCATTGATAAAATTCGCTCCGATTACACGAGCGAACTAACGTTAAAATATGTCGCACAATCCCTTCATTTAAATGTGATGTACCTGGGACAATTGTTCAAAAAAGAAACCAAAAAGAGTTTTTCCCAATATTTGAATCAATACCGTATGAAAAAAGCTCAAAATCTATTATTGTATTCGGATGATAACGTCAATGAGATCGCCGATAAGATTGGGTTTAATAATAGTACGTATTTCTCGCAAATGTTTAAAAAAATGAATGATCTGACACCGAAAGAATTCCGTGAAAAATATAAGCATCGCTACCATTCGATAGGAGAAGATGGGTGAGAGCAATTCATATCTAAAAGTAGCCGCAAGACAGTGAACTTGCGGCTATTAATATCAAAGGGCTCACAGTTTCTTTAATATTCCCACTCAAAAATAAATTAGTTTTGCACGGTACATGATAGTTGAATTTACGCTATTTTAAGTGATTTGAGTTTGTTTAAAATGTACTCGATTTTAGTAGAGTATTATCAAACTGTTATCAGAAAGCACGAATAGAAAAGAATACAAAAGAATACAAAAAATAAAAAATATATTGAGTGTGAAAGTACACTATGTTAGGATATTTATTATCAATTGAAATTGTTTTAATTTTCTGACAAAAAGTGGTTATGATAAAATTTTTAAAAGATTATTTAGAGAGCTCAATATTTAAAGAAGGAGGGGAGTAGTTAATCAAAAGGAGAAAAGTATATTTATTTATAATTGTTATTTTGTGTATAATTTTTTTGATAGCTTTAAAGGTAAAAAATGAACGAGCTATGGTCAAGACCGTATCGGATTATAAGAACTTAGCTGTCTCTGAAAAAAAAAGAATTGTGAAAATAGGTGTTATAGACGGGGAGATTGATAAGGAGCATATAGCTTTTAGTGATCTTTATTCCATAAAGAAAAGATATTTCTCTGATAATATAACTGATAGCGATATTACTCATGGTACTTCTGTGTTAGGTGTTATTTGTGGCAATAATGATCTTGGAATAGGGGATTCTAGATATCTCGAAGTGATGAACGCAGTTATATTATCAGATGGATTAGCATCGTCTGGAAATTTGAAACAAGCAATTGAATGGTGTATAGAACAAGAGGTAGAAGTTATAAACGTCAGTGTAGCGTTTACAATTTTTCGCAAGGAATTACTGGAAATTATAAATTCTGACAAAGCAAAAAATATTCTTTTTATTTTTTCTAATGGAAATTTTGATACGCAAAAAAGGATATTGAAAAAAGAAGTAAATAATATGATTTTTGTTGGTGCAACAGATAGTAATGGGAACAAAGCTTATATGAACTCAAATTCAAATGCAGATGTTTATTTTCAAGGAATAGATATCATGACAGCGATAGGAGAGAATAAATTTCAAAACATGAAAGGCACTACTTATTCTACTGCTATTGCAACGGGGCTTTCAGTAAAAAAATTACAATCCACTAAAAGCAGAGAGGAAAATCAAGTGAAATATTTGAAGAATTTTATTTTTTCTCAAAGTACAATTCATGGGGAGTGAAGAGGATGAAAAAAATTACATTAAGTTTGTTAATAATTTTAATAGCTGGAACAATTAGTAATGTATCATATGCTACGACATTTGATGCACAAGAAGAGGTAGAGAATAAAATACAACAGGAGCTCGAAAAAGTTTCGAATGAGGGGACTTCCTTTGAAAATGTTGAAATTGATTTTGAAAATGAAGAAATCAAAATTGAAGCAGAAGTAGAAAACGATGGAGAGACTCATAATGTAGAAATTACTAATGATTTTTCAGAGGAACAGGCAGTTGCTACTGATTCGCTAACTGTAAAAGAGGCATCAAATGGAGAAGAAAATGAATATTCTATCTATTTTGGAACTGTAGAGGAAAAACATCAATTAGAACAAGCGATGGCAGCAGAAGAAAAATTATTACAGGATATTGAAGATGGGAAGTATACGGATGAAGAATTAGAAAAAATTGAATTACCAACAGAAAAGATTTTTAATAATAAACAGAATCAAATTACTACAGCAGAGGAATTAGCTGAGACCCCTATTGTAATGACTGATTTAGCCACTAATAGTGAACGAGAGATTGATCCAAGTGACGGTGTAGCATCGTATGCTTGGGCAATTCCTGTTGGTATTTATATTACAAGACAGGTGGCGACCCAATTATTAAAAATGGCCTTTGCAGCTGTAATAGGAGGGTTATTGGGAGCTGCATTAACTTTAATATCTGTAAATGTTAACTATAGAAAATATTATGATCATTATAGAGTTGTTAGGACTGGAAAAGTAGGATTAGCGGTTTTAGGTGGAATGAATTTAAACACAGCTGTGAACTATTTGAAAATTCGTGGAGATGTATGGTCGATATCCCAAACTTTAGCCTGGAGAGTGGCATATTTTGCGGGAACACCGAGAGGAGGTAAATTACAACAGCCTAAGAAAGCTGAACGTCATGGTGGACCAGGTAATTTTTATCATCATCATACTTGGAACAGAGCAGGGGGACATTCATTTTATGGAACCGCAAGGTAATACATTTGTATTATACAAAAGTTTTTCTGCTGAAGTCTATGAACAAGTATTGACAGTTGCGCAGGAAAATGGTTGTAATCATTTTGAGTTTTGTATTCGTCATGATATTGATTTTTTAGGTGATTATTCCTATAGATATTCTGAAAATACGTATAAGTTTATGGAAGAGTTAACCCCATTTCTAGTATCTGAAATACAAACAAATCACTGGGTAACAGATATGATTATTAGTCGTGAAAAAGAAGCAAGGTTGTATAGATATCGTTTCAATGAGCAATCATTAATGAAGATACTAGAATATTCTAATTCAGTGAGTGATTGGTGTGGACCAAAACTTCCCGAAGACTTAGTTCTTTTTCAAGATGAGAAACCGTGGTTAGGATTTATTGGACATGAAGAAATGTCGTTTTGGTTTTTAACTGAATCTGAGGCAAAAGAGATAGGTGAAATAGGAATAGATTTGTTTGATGAAGGATAATAGTTGTGTGTCCTAAAATTTGTATGTGGTTTATTTAACAAATTGGCGCTATACTTTTTGGTGTTGGTGAGAAATCACCAGCATCTTTTTGTCTTTTTTGAAAACTACCTGCTATCGGGTGGTTCCATAAAGCTTTCAGCGTGGTATAAAAAAGCCCCCTAAACTGTTAAGATGAAGTTGGTTTCCCGACAACTACATCAAAACTTAATCCTATCAGAGAACGATATGTTTTTTTATCTAAAAATGAACATGGGACTGAAAAAAGCATTTCTACTTTCATCAGTCCCATTTATTATAGAGCCCTATTTTTTAGTTAGAGACTAAAAGGCAATTGTTTTTTAGTATACGTTTTAGGACGAGGAACAATGCCTAAATGAAAATCAATGGTGCCGCCATTTATTAGTGCTTCATGAGTGAAAAAAAGAGACTCATGTAAGGAACCATTAAAAGAAATCTGATCGACGAATTGTTGTTGCTCATGGTTTGGACTGGCTGTAATAGTTAGTGTTTTACCAGTAGATAAATGGATAGTTACTTCGTCAAATAAAGGGATACCGACTACATATTCGCCTGAACTAGGGCAAACAGGATAAAAGCCCAACGAGCTGAAAATATACCAACCAGCCATACTCCCGTTGTCTTCGTCACCTGGATAACCAGTTGCACTGTCGTCAAAAACTTGGGTCATTAATTGTTTTAGCAACGGCTGGGCATATTCAGGTTTTCCAATATAGTTGAACAGGTAAGGAAGGTGAAAACTTGGTTGATTAGAGATGGCTAGTTGACCGAATTCAATAGCGGCCATTTCGCTCATTTCATGAATTTCAAAACCGTACCCTTCAACGGTGAAAGCAGGAGGTTGATTACAGAGATCGATTAATTTTTCTTGAAATCGTTCTTGGCCGCCGTAAGAAGTGATTAAGCCTTTAAAATCATGATACACAGCAAAACTACTTTGCCAAGCGCTGCCTTCTGCGTAATCACCGCCCCAACGATGGCTAGTGAATGGTGTAGTGAATGTTCCATCTGTTTGTTTTGCACGCATGAAACAGGTTTCGGGATCAAAAATATGTTGGTAATTTTTCGCTTGTTGGCGGTAATGCAGTGCGGTGTCTGTGTCGCCTAGAATACTCGCTACTTGGCTAATACAAAAATCGCTATAGCAATAATCCAAGGTGTGATTGACCGATTCATGATAAGAAGCTGGAACATAGCCATATGTTAAGTAGTCCGTTGTTCCTTGTCGACCATAATTAGCAGAGGCACTTTGAACCGTAGCACCTTTAACCATAGCTGTTAAGAAATCAGGCATCAGATCTGGCCGGATGTTTTTCACCGCAGCATCTGCAATTACCGCATCAATCAATGTTCCCGGCATCAACCCACGTTCGTCTGGCGATAACCATTTAGGTAAATAACCACTTTCGCGATAACTGTTTAAAAAGCCCTCCAACATTTCTTCATATTTATCTTGAGCGATCAATGAATACAGCGGGTAGACAGTCTTGTACGTATCCCAAAAACC
The DNA window shown above is from Enterococcus sp. 4G2_DIV0659 and carries:
- a CDS encoding response regulator transcription factor, with amino-acid sequence MTYNVLLVDDEYMIVNGLKKIISWETEGFTIKGTARNPKEALTLMETEAIDLVITDITMPEMTGLEFIEAAQKEAGQFEFMILSGYQKFDFLKGGLQLGAINYLMKPVDKEELLKSVKKAKTRLDSRTQEETRKGLYSDILLSQWVNGEIDTDSLEELSDLVAIEEEVDWTVLLIEVNREQKIYFTEWLKEKGQCLFFSRNLGDKSLLVHIFRGNKRQLNQLIAENPLQSMRDDSWLISIGETVKDWEDVPDSFEKASQTLQRYKFYETSGSNILYSVFSDDFDLSSDIINFNKTLMVGDFTTIEGVVGEIFTKTQKIGARPEDVRHITFMLFMDIYRCFNHLDEGEYQQVLDDINHSSNADRLREILFTTLKQITREKISYEYSENVQNVIDKIRSDYTSELTLKYVAQSLHLNVMYLGQLFKKETKKSFSQYLNQYRMKKAQNLLLYSDDNVNEIADKIGFNNSTYFSQMFKKMNDLTPKEFREKYKHRYHSIGEDG
- a CDS encoding YesL family protein, translating into MVGKALETLFIKIWVIVKLNLFFWLFSCCGLIVAGIGPALKTINDLFASHQFNYKEITLKEGWAFFKQNMIRGNVLFYGWLLLLALLAYNLFLSVQVQGIVFLMIDFILVFGMIYGSVTFQYSLLLDSYYEISLRNLLKLAFISTLSNFANLLKIAIGVCVILFVTWQYKGLLLFGTFSLIQLWSFTATKSWRTSLDERLGCHV
- a CDS encoding S8 family peptidase, encoding MIALKVKNERAMVKTVSDYKNLAVSEKKRIVKIGVIDGEIDKEHIAFSDLYSIKKRYFSDNITDSDITHGTSVLGVICGNNDLGIGDSRYLEVMNAVILSDGLASSGNLKQAIEWCIEQEVEVINVSVAFTIFRKELLEIINSDKAKNILFIFSNGNFDTQKRILKKEVNNMIFVGATDSNGNKAYMNSNSNADVYFQGIDIMTAIGENKFQNMKGTTYSTAIATGLSVKKLQSTKSREENQVKYLKNFIFSQSTIHGE
- a CDS encoding sensor histidine kinase, coding for MNVWAAMFKRSSSSFNKKTLLNRLLKNYALILVSLILIGMISISMNTYWQSMGRGKITTQEAVDMIGRSINDKNLQGKMMLNGLTETQDKINNLNRYMDASISDYLNYSYDQQLATGNYLFLPSQVKNFYTTYDNIESVIMVLNNYDGYYLSTLDNKSGDKKSGSPDLNNKFYLAYPITNPVTLEVLGSFYVEFSKKDILDSLVHLTSFDGLSAYVFSNTGYQLLTYTEKVGTSDQLLIKQKMKETSQLPLQTLAETNLVEHLETTSGFDILVTLSNKKILTQVFFELRFLMLGGLTLILLLLYLLYRTFTKYSQQVDTIMESMALVSQGDLNTRINEQTTQFELKELSKGINTMLDNSEQYIADIYKLEIKQQDAHMRALQSQISPHFLYNTLEYIRMYALSEGSEELADVVYAFSTLLRNNTDQAKTTTLEKELSFCEKYVYLYQMRYPDRVAYHFEIDEQLNELVLPKFSIQPLIENYFVHGIDFSRNDNAISVKACLVDGLVDIRIRDNGKGISKHKLNLIQEKLKSTQIELHDSIGLQNVNERLRAYFGPSFSMTIIQNDRKGMSINLSFMLVSQDNKEQNKAKAAREVSQ
- a CDS encoding GH92 family glycosyl hydrolase, translated to MNITEIDTRHGTDNQASFSNGNCLPYTGVPFGMNYFAPQTNGENGSWWFNPRDRTFQGFRLTHQPSPWMGDFSYLVLLPFNGALKEPSLFHAQSSYRPDESVFNPSYVEITEQRYQLKTRIIPSMYGGVLTARYTHKEAGLLLSLPGQYQLTIEDEQTISGSIINYAGCEDPTFSFYFTLHFKQPIRFDTPVKKKGENDCIPLYFGDIDEQVVQFGTSFISHEQAVLNLSRELHLQPEDYLEQSQQLWSNYLTKIDIRDKNQHRRSTFYHNLYRTFLFPQTFYEKEASGQAIHYDTLAKKVRPGYLYTNNGFWDTYKTVYPLYSLIAQDKYEEMLEGFLNSYRESGYLPKWLSPDERGLMPGTLIDAVIADAAVKNIRPDLMPDFLTAMVKGATVQSASANYGRQGTTDYLTYGYVPASYHESVNHTLDYCYSDFCISQVASILGDTDTALHYRQQAKNYQHIFDPETCFMRAKQTDGTFTTPFTSHRWGGDYAEGSAWQSSFAVYHDFKGLITSYGGQERFQEKLIDLCNQPPAFTVEGYGFEIHEMSEMAAIEFGQLAISNQPSFHLPYLFNYIGKPEYAQPLLKQLMTQVFDDSATGYPGDEDNGSMAGWYIFSSLGFYPVCPSSGEYVVGIPLFDEVTIHLSTGKTLTITASPNHEQQQFVDQISFNGSLHESLFFTHEALINGGTIDFHLGIVPRPKTYTKKQLPFSL